In Phoenix dactylifera cultivar Barhee BC4 chromosome 11, palm_55x_up_171113_PBpolish2nd_filt_p, whole genome shotgun sequence, the following are encoded in one genomic region:
- the LOC103706805 gene encoding protein trichome birefringence-like 14 isoform X2 — translation MKGGNLHKLRGNKLSLSLIALLCTTLVVWVWEKTPNLSTFLPPPEQFDIFSSATVVPARTPISLSENKIETPSAKEDLSAIRRPVNALPDEGGKVVVLPQTGSSMRSSSEKKDKGKESKNMPVEKKECNYAKGKWVADKRRPLYSGFGCKQWLSQMWACRLMQRPDFAYESFRWQPQGCNMPEFTGSEFLRRMQHKTIALVGDSLGRQQFQSLMCMVTGGNYSPEVLDVGEEYGLVIAPGAIRPNGWAYRFPSTNTTILFYWSASLCELEPLKEQDPATHYAMHLDRPAIFLKQYLHRFDVLLLNTGHHWNRGKFTANRWEMYVGGKPNTDRKLARIWNARNLTVYSVIKWLDAQLPQHRQLKAFFRTISPRHFVNGDWNTGGSCDNTIPLAGGSEVLQDGSSDTVAEGAVRGTRVKLLDITALSQLRDEGHISKYSIKASTGVHDCLHWCLPGIPDTWNEILYAQV, via the exons ATGAAAGGGGGGAATTTACATAAACTGAGAGGTAATAAACTCTCTCTCAGTCTTATTGCTCTCCTCTGCACGACCCTTGTTGTTTGGGTATGGGAGAAAACCCCAAACCTCTCTACTTTCCTTCCACCTCCAGAGCAGTTTGATATATTTTCTTCAG CAACAGTGGTTCCTGCACGAACTCCAATATCTCTctcagaaaataaaattgagACGCCATCTGCAAAGGAAGATTTGTCAGCCATACGCAGACCTGTAAATGCATTACCTGATGAAGGAGGGAAAGTTGTTGTTCTTCCACAAACAGGTTCCTCGATGAGGAGCTCATCGGAGAAGAAAGATAAGGGTAAAGAATCAAAAAACATGCCTGTCGAAAAAAAAG aGTGTAATTATGCAAAGGGAAAGTGGGTGGCAGACAAAAGACGACCATTATATTCTGGTTTTGGTTGCAAGCagtggctttcacaaatgtggGCATGCCGGTTGATGCAACGACCTGATTTTGCCTACGAGAGCTTCCGCTGGCAACCACAAGGTTGTAATATGCCAGAGTTCACAGGATCTGAATTCTTGAGAAG GATGCAGCACAAAACAATTGCTCTGGTTGGGGATTCATTGGGAAGGCAGCAGTTCCAATCCCTGATGTGTATGGTCACTGGTGGTAATTATAGCCCGGAAGTGTTAGATGTTGGAGAGGAATATGGCCTTGTTATAGCACCTGGGGCCATACGACCTAACGGTTGGGCATATCGATTTCCAAGCACCAATACaaccattctattctactggtcCGCTAGTTTATGCGAGTTGGAACCTTTGAAGGAACAGGATCCGGCTACTCATTATGCCATGCATCTTGACCGCCCTGCAATATTTTTAAAGCAGTATCTTCATAGGTTTGATGTTCTACTACTTAACACCGGGCACCATTGGAATAGAGGCAAGTTTACAGCAAACAGATGGGAAATGTATGTTGGTGGAAAACCCAACACCGATAGAAAACTTGCACGGATTTGGAACGCCAGAAATCTTACTGTCTATAGTGTTATCAAGTGGCTTGATGCGCAGCTTCCACAACATCGTCAATTGAAAGCCTTTTTTAGGACAATATCTCCAAGGCATTTTGTCAATGGAGATTGGAATACCGGGGGAAGCTGTGATAATACCATCCCGTTGGCAGGCGGAAGCGAGGTTCTGCAGGATGGTTCGAGTGATACCGTTGCTGAGGGTGCAGTAAGGGGAACGAGGGTGAAGCTCTTGGATATTACTGCTTTGTCACAGCTGAGAGATGAGGGACATATATCCAAATATAGCATTAAAGCCTCAACAGGGGTGCATGATTGCTTGCATTGGTGCCTTCCAGGTATACCTGATACATGGAATGAAATACTTTATGCACAGGTGTAG
- the LOC103706805 gene encoding protein trichome birefringence-like 14 isoform X1, with translation MKGGNLHKLRGNKLSLSLIALLCTTLVVWVWEKTPNLSTFLPPPEQFDIFSSATVVPARTPISLSENKIETPSAKEDLSAIRRPVNALPDEGGKVVVLPQTGSSMRSSSEKKDKGKESKNMPVEKKVECNYAKGKWVADKRRPLYSGFGCKQWLSQMWACRLMQRPDFAYESFRWQPQGCNMPEFTGSEFLRRMQHKTIALVGDSLGRQQFQSLMCMVTGGNYSPEVLDVGEEYGLVIAPGAIRPNGWAYRFPSTNTTILFYWSASLCELEPLKEQDPATHYAMHLDRPAIFLKQYLHRFDVLLLNTGHHWNRGKFTANRWEMYVGGKPNTDRKLARIWNARNLTVYSVIKWLDAQLPQHRQLKAFFRTISPRHFVNGDWNTGGSCDNTIPLAGGSEVLQDGSSDTVAEGAVRGTRVKLLDITALSQLRDEGHISKYSIKASTGVHDCLHWCLPGIPDTWNEILYAQV, from the exons ATGAAAGGGGGGAATTTACATAAACTGAGAGGTAATAAACTCTCTCTCAGTCTTATTGCTCTCCTCTGCACGACCCTTGTTGTTTGGGTATGGGAGAAAACCCCAAACCTCTCTACTTTCCTTCCACCTCCAGAGCAGTTTGATATATTTTCTTCAG CAACAGTGGTTCCTGCACGAACTCCAATATCTCTctcagaaaataaaattgagACGCCATCTGCAAAGGAAGATTTGTCAGCCATACGCAGACCTGTAAATGCATTACCTGATGAAGGAGGGAAAGTTGTTGTTCTTCCACAAACAGGTTCCTCGATGAGGAGCTCATCGGAGAAGAAAGATAAGGGTAAAGAATCAAAAAACATGCCTGTCGAAAAAAAAG tagaGTGTAATTATGCAAAGGGAAAGTGGGTGGCAGACAAAAGACGACCATTATATTCTGGTTTTGGTTGCAAGCagtggctttcacaaatgtggGCATGCCGGTTGATGCAACGACCTGATTTTGCCTACGAGAGCTTCCGCTGGCAACCACAAGGTTGTAATATGCCAGAGTTCACAGGATCTGAATTCTTGAGAAG GATGCAGCACAAAACAATTGCTCTGGTTGGGGATTCATTGGGAAGGCAGCAGTTCCAATCCCTGATGTGTATGGTCACTGGTGGTAATTATAGCCCGGAAGTGTTAGATGTTGGAGAGGAATATGGCCTTGTTATAGCACCTGGGGCCATACGACCTAACGGTTGGGCATATCGATTTCCAAGCACCAATACaaccattctattctactggtcCGCTAGTTTATGCGAGTTGGAACCTTTGAAGGAACAGGATCCGGCTACTCATTATGCCATGCATCTTGACCGCCCTGCAATATTTTTAAAGCAGTATCTTCATAGGTTTGATGTTCTACTACTTAACACCGGGCACCATTGGAATAGAGGCAAGTTTACAGCAAACAGATGGGAAATGTATGTTGGTGGAAAACCCAACACCGATAGAAAACTTGCACGGATTTGGAACGCCAGAAATCTTACTGTCTATAGTGTTATCAAGTGGCTTGATGCGCAGCTTCCACAACATCGTCAATTGAAAGCCTTTTTTAGGACAATATCTCCAAGGCATTTTGTCAATGGAGATTGGAATACCGGGGGAAGCTGTGATAATACCATCCCGTTGGCAGGCGGAAGCGAGGTTCTGCAGGATGGTTCGAGTGATACCGTTGCTGAGGGTGCAGTAAGGGGAACGAGGGTGAAGCTCTTGGATATTACTGCTTTGTCACAGCTGAGAGATGAGGGACATATATCCAAATATAGCATTAAAGCCTCAACAGGGGTGCATGATTGCTTGCATTGGTGCCTTCCAGGTATACCTGATACATGGAATGAAATACTTTATGCACAGGTGTAG
- the LOC103706805 gene encoding protein trichome birefringence-like 14 isoform X3: MKGGNLHKLRGNKLSLSLIALLCTTLVVWVWEKTPNLSTFLPPPEQFDIFSSVVPARTPISLSENKIETPSAKEDLSAIRRPVNALPDEGGKVVVLPQTGSSMRSSSEKKDKGKESKNMPVEKKVECNYAKGKWVADKRRPLYSGFGCKQWLSQMWACRLMQRPDFAYESFRWQPQGCNMPEFTGSEFLRRMQHKTIALVGDSLGRQQFQSLMCMVTGGNYSPEVLDVGEEYGLVIAPGAIRPNGWAYRFPSTNTTILFYWSASLCELEPLKEQDPATHYAMHLDRPAIFLKQYLHRFDVLLLNTGHHWNRGKFTANRWEMYVGGKPNTDRKLARIWNARNLTVYSVIKWLDAQLPQHRQLKAFFRTISPRHFVNGDWNTGGSCDNTIPLAGGSEVLQDGSSDTVAEGAVRGTRVKLLDITALSQLRDEGHISKYSIKASTGVHDCLHWCLPGIPDTWNEILYAQV; encoded by the exons ATGAAAGGGGGGAATTTACATAAACTGAGAGGTAATAAACTCTCTCTCAGTCTTATTGCTCTCCTCTGCACGACCCTTGTTGTTTGGGTATGGGAGAAAACCCCAAACCTCTCTACTTTCCTTCCACCTCCAGAGCAGTTTGATATATTTTCTTCAG TGGTTCCTGCACGAACTCCAATATCTCTctcagaaaataaaattgagACGCCATCTGCAAAGGAAGATTTGTCAGCCATACGCAGACCTGTAAATGCATTACCTGATGAAGGAGGGAAAGTTGTTGTTCTTCCACAAACAGGTTCCTCGATGAGGAGCTCATCGGAGAAGAAAGATAAGGGTAAAGAATCAAAAAACATGCCTGTCGAAAAAAAAG tagaGTGTAATTATGCAAAGGGAAAGTGGGTGGCAGACAAAAGACGACCATTATATTCTGGTTTTGGTTGCAAGCagtggctttcacaaatgtggGCATGCCGGTTGATGCAACGACCTGATTTTGCCTACGAGAGCTTCCGCTGGCAACCACAAGGTTGTAATATGCCAGAGTTCACAGGATCTGAATTCTTGAGAAG GATGCAGCACAAAACAATTGCTCTGGTTGGGGATTCATTGGGAAGGCAGCAGTTCCAATCCCTGATGTGTATGGTCACTGGTGGTAATTATAGCCCGGAAGTGTTAGATGTTGGAGAGGAATATGGCCTTGTTATAGCACCTGGGGCCATACGACCTAACGGTTGGGCATATCGATTTCCAAGCACCAATACaaccattctattctactggtcCGCTAGTTTATGCGAGTTGGAACCTTTGAAGGAACAGGATCCGGCTACTCATTATGCCATGCATCTTGACCGCCCTGCAATATTTTTAAAGCAGTATCTTCATAGGTTTGATGTTCTACTACTTAACACCGGGCACCATTGGAATAGAGGCAAGTTTACAGCAAACAGATGGGAAATGTATGTTGGTGGAAAACCCAACACCGATAGAAAACTTGCACGGATTTGGAACGCCAGAAATCTTACTGTCTATAGTGTTATCAAGTGGCTTGATGCGCAGCTTCCACAACATCGTCAATTGAAAGCCTTTTTTAGGACAATATCTCCAAGGCATTTTGTCAATGGAGATTGGAATACCGGGGGAAGCTGTGATAATACCATCCCGTTGGCAGGCGGAAGCGAGGTTCTGCAGGATGGTTCGAGTGATACCGTTGCTGAGGGTGCAGTAAGGGGAACGAGGGTGAAGCTCTTGGATATTACTGCTTTGTCACAGCTGAGAGATGAGGGACATATATCCAAATATAGCATTAAAGCCTCAACAGGGGTGCATGATTGCTTGCATTGGTGCCTTCCAGGTATACCTGATACATGGAATGAAATACTTTATGCACAGGTGTAG
- the LOC103706802 gene encoding alpha,alpha-trehalose-phosphate synthase [UDP-forming] 6-like, with product MVSKSYTNLLEVASGESPSLGRIGRRIPRVVTAPGIVPDLDESDDAASNSSSELASPSPRDRTIIVANQLPIRAARQPEGGGWSFTWDQDSILHQVKDSIGDHNDMEFIYIGSLREEIPLSEQDEVAKILLETFNCVPAFLPADLLSRFYHGFCKQQLWPLFHYMLPLSPDLGGRFDRSLWQAYVSVNKIFADKILEVINPDDDFVWVHDYHLMILPTFLRKRFNRVKLGFFLHSPFPSSEIYRTLPVREELLRSLLNSDLIGFHTFDYARHFLSCCSRMLGLTYESKRGYIGLEYYGRTVSIKILPVGIHMGQLGSVLSLPETEVKVAELIKQFCDRDRIMLLGVDDMDIFKGISLKLLAFEQLLMQHEEWRGRVVLVQIANPARGRGKDVKEVQTESNAMVKRINEAFGQPGYKPVILIDKPLQFYERMAYYVVAECCLVTAVRDGMNLIPYEYVIARQGNENLNKVLHISSSTLKKSMLVVSEFIGCSPSLSGAIRVNPWNIDAVTDSMVSALEMAEGEKQLRHEKHYRYVSTHDVGYWANSFLQDLRRTCRDHSRRRCWGIGFGLGFRVVALDPNFRKLAMEHIVSAYRRTRTRAILLDYDGTLMPQASIKKSPCPKSIEILNTLCRDKNNTVFLVSARSRGKLSEWFSPCENLGMAAEHGYFLRLRRDADWQTCVPVTDCSWKQIAEPVMRLYTETTDGSTIEDKETALVWCYEDADPDFGSCQAKELLDHLESVLANEPVSVKSGTNNVEVKPQGVNKGVVAERLLSTMQERGLLADFVLCIGDDRSDEDMFEVISTATTGPCLAPNAEVFACTVGRKPSKAKYYLDDTAEIFRLMQGLAFVSQQAPGSSLPI from the exons ATGGTGTCGAAATCCTACACCAATCTGCTGGAGGTGGCCTCCGGCGAGTCCCCATCCCTTGGCCGAATCGGCCGCCGCATCCCTCGGGTTGTGACGGCCCCCGGTATAGTCCCCGACCTAGATGAATCCGATGACGCTGCTTCCAATTCGTCGTCGGAACTGGCTTCCCCATCGCCCCGTGACCGCACAATCATTGTAGCCAATCAGCTCCCAATTCGTGCTGCCCGCCAGCCCGAAGGTGGGGGCTGGTCCTTCACCTGGGACCAGGATTCCATCCTCCACCAGGTCAAGGACAGTATAGGTGACCATAatgacatggaattcatctatATCGGCTCCCTCCGGGAGGAGATCCCACTTTCCGAGCAGGATGAGGTTGCCAAAATCCTTCTCGAGACCTTCAATTGTGTGCCAGCCTTCCTCCCTGCCGACCTCCTATCCCGGTTCTATCATGGCTTCTGCAAGCAGCAGTTGTGGCCCCTCTTCCACTACATGCTTCCCCTCTCCCCTGACCTTGGCGGCCGCTTCGACCGTAGCCTATGGCAAGCTTATGTTTCGGTTAACAAGATCTTTGCAGATAAGATTCTTGAGGTGATCAACCCAGATGATGATTTTGTATGGGTCCATGATTACCACCTCATGATCCTCCCCACCTTCCTCAGGAAGCGTTTCAATCGGGTGAAGCTCGGCTTTTTCCTCCACAGTCCCTTTCCTTCGTCCGAAATCTACAGGACGCTGCCTGTAAGGGAAGAACTCCTGAGATCCCTCCTGAATTCCGATCTAATTGGGTTTCACACTTTCGATTATGCCCGCCATTTCTTGTCATGCTGTAGTAGGATGCTTGGTCTGACCTACGAATCGAAGCGGGGTTACATTGGGCTAGAGTATTATGGTCGGACTGTCAGTATCAAGATACTTCCAGTTGGAATTCATATGGGCCAGCTCGGTTCTGTGTTGAGCCTTCCGGAGACTGAGGTGAAGGTTGCTGAGCTTATCAAGCAGTTTTGTGATCGAGATCGGATAATGCTGCTTGGAGTTGACGACATGGATATATTTAAGGGGATTAGCTTAAAGCTGCTGGCTTTTGAGCAACTCCTCATGCAGCATGAAGAGTGGAGGGGCAGGGTGGTTTTGGTGCAGATCGCCAATCCTGCGAGGGGGCGAGGGAAGGACGTGAAGGAAGTCCAGACAGAGAGCAATGCAATGGTAAAACGGATTAATGAGGCCTTTGGCCAGCCTGGGTACAAACCAGTTATCTTGATTGATAAGCCTCTCCAGTTTTACGAAAGAATGGCTTACTATGTGGTGGCGGAGTGCTGTTTGGTGACAGCGGTGAGGGATGGTATGAATCTTATCCCTTACGAGTATGTCATTGCTCGGCAGGGGAATGAAAACTTGAATAAAGTCTTGCACATCAGCTCATCGACCCTGAAGAAGAGCATGTTGGTGGTTTCAGAGTTCATAGGGTGCTCGCCCTCTTTGAGTGGTGCCATCCGAGTGAACCCATGGAATATTGATGCAGTGACCGATTCAATGGTCTCTGCCTTGGAAATGGCTGAGGGAGAGAAGCAGTTGCGGCACGAGAAGCACTACAGGTATGTAAGCACGCATGACGTCGGCTACTGGGCAAACAGTTTTCTGCAGGACTTGCGAAGGACCTGTAGGGATCATAGCAGGAGGAGGTGCTGGGGTATTGGGTTTGGGTTGGGATTTAGAGTTGTGGCCCTCGATCCTAACTTCAGGAAGCTTGCAATGGAGCATATTGTTTCAGCATACAGGAGAACTAGAACCCGTGCCATTCTTTTAGACTATGATGGTACTTTGATGCCACAGGCATCCATCAAGAAGAGCCCATGCCCCAAGTCTATTGAAATATTAAACACCTTGTGTCGTGACAAAAACAACACCGTTTTTCTGGTTAGTGCGAGAAGTCGAGGCAAGCTAAGTGAGTGGTTTTCTCCTTGTGAGAATCTGGGAATGGCTGCAGAGCATGGCTACTTTTTGAG GCTAAGGAGAGATGCTGATTGGCAAACATGTGTTCCTGTGACGGATTGTAGCTGGAAACAAATTGCAGAGCCTGTTATGAGGCTGTACACTGAAACAACTGACGGTTCAACCATTGAAGACAAAGAGACTGCACTTGTCTGGTGTTATGAGGATGCCGATCCTGATTTTGGATCTTGTCAAGCCAAGGAACTTCTCGACCATCTTGAAAGTGTCCTTGCCAATGAACCTGTTTCTGTGAAGAGTGGAACAAACAATGTTGAGGTGAAACCACAG GGTGTGAACAAGGGCGTTGTAGCTGAGCGCCTGCTTTCCACCATGCAGGAGAGAGGATTGTTGGCGGACTTCGTTCTTTGTATTGGTGATGACCGGTCTGATGAGGATATGTTTGAAGTGATCAGCACTGCTACAACTGGGCCATGTCTAGCCCCTAACGCCGAAGTGTTTGCTTGCACAGTTGGTCGTAAGCCGAGCAAAGCCAAATATTATCTTGATGATACAGCAGAGATTTTTAGGTTGATGCAAGGCCTGGCTTTTGTTTCACAACAAGCCCCTGGGAGTTCCCTTCCTATCTAA